The following are encoded together in the Kineosporiaceae bacterium genome:
- a CDS encoding SDR family oxidoreductase — protein sequence MDITDFGLHLFSLAGRRAVVTGGNTGLGRAFTLALAAAGADVLVAALAPDDGTTARLVEATGRRLVVVEADITAPGVAAEVVQRCVDELGGIDILVNSAGICELAPVEDFGRAQWDPMVAVNLTAAFELAHEAARFMIPQRSGKIINIASLFSYLGGRTSPAYAATKAGLVGFTRAYCDELAEHNVQVNALAPGYYATAITQATRANPETNQRVLDHIPTGRWGEPADLMGALVFLAGSASDYVNGQVLVVDGGYLVR from the coding sequence ATGGACATCACCGACTTCGGTTTGCACCTGTTCTCGCTGGCCGGACGCCGCGCAGTGGTCACCGGTGGCAACACCGGGTTGGGCCGTGCCTTCACCCTCGCCCTGGCCGCCGCGGGCGCCGACGTGCTGGTCGCGGCGTTGGCCCCGGACGACGGCACCACGGCCCGGCTGGTCGAGGCCACCGGGCGCCGCCTGGTCGTCGTCGAGGCCGACATCACGGCCCCGGGCGTGGCCGCCGAGGTGGTGCAGCGGTGCGTCGACGAGCTGGGCGGGATCGACATCCTGGTCAACTCGGCCGGCATCTGCGAGCTCGCCCCGGTCGAGGACTTCGGCCGCGCCCAGTGGGACCCGATGGTGGCGGTCAACCTCACTGCCGCGTTCGAGCTGGCCCACGAGGCGGCTCGGTTCATGATCCCGCAGCGTTCGGGAAAGATCATCAACATCGCCTCGCTGTTCTCCTACCTGGGTGGGCGCACCTCGCCCGCCTACGCCGCCACCAAGGCCGGGCTGGTGGGCTTCACCCGGGCCTACTGCGACGAGCTGGCCGAGCACAACGTGCAGGTCAACGCCCTGGCGCCGGGCTACTACGCCACCGCGATCACGCAGGCCACCCGGGCGAACCCCGAGACCAACCAGCGGGTGCTCGACCACATCCCCACCGGGCGGTGGGGCGAACCGGCCGACCTGATGGGGGCCTTGGTGTTCCTGGCCGGCAGTGCCTCGGACTACGTCAACGGCCAGGTGCTGGTCGTCGACGGCGGATACCTGGTTCGGTGA
- a CDS encoding ABC transporter ATP-binding protein: MGRGLPVATAAAVRRYAGDLIRRHPRLLWGAVAVHLTAALTALAAPRLLGDLVEAVEEGTTTAHVDRLVMLLAAFLLAQSVLTRYAQYASQVFGERILAELREDFVDAVLDLPIGMVESAGSGDLLTRTSRDVDQLGWAARWAVPQSVVSGVRAVVVLTAALWVGWWVSLALLPMVPVVAWAARWYLRRAKDGYLRSAMSYSRITASVAESAEGARTIEALGLGPDRIRQIDADCAASFATERYTLGLRTRFFPVVEFAYLVPGAATLVLGGILHQRGSVSLADVTAATLYVQMLVDPIDRFIVVLDELQAAQASLARLLGVAQLPDDRQVSHAVPDGEKLDARDVRFAYGGGRDVLHGVDLDVAVGERIAVVGPSGAGKSTLGRLLAGIHPPRVGWVRVGGVALAELPLSILRGHVALVTQEHHVFAGTLRDNLALAVRSSAGDDGPAHREVSDEAITAALVAVDAADWVAALPDGLDTLVGSGGRQLTAAQAQQVALARLVLADPHTLVLDEATSLLDPRAARHLERSLAAVLRGRTVIAIAHRLFSAHDADRVAVMEDGVITEFGPHADLVAAGGAYAHLWHSWHGRD, encoded by the coding sequence ATGGGCCGGGGGCTGCCGGTGGCGACCGCCGCTGCGGTGCGCCGGTATGCCGGCGACCTGATCCGGCGGCACCCGAGGCTGCTCTGGGGTGCGGTGGCGGTGCACCTGACGGCGGCACTGACGGCGCTGGCGGCGCCTCGCCTGCTGGGTGACCTGGTCGAGGCGGTCGAGGAGGGGACGACCACGGCACACGTCGATCGCCTCGTGATGCTGCTGGCCGCCTTCCTGTTGGCCCAGTCGGTGCTGACCCGGTACGCCCAGTACGCCTCCCAGGTGTTCGGCGAGCGCATCCTCGCCGAACTGCGGGAGGACTTCGTCGACGCCGTCCTCGACCTGCCGATCGGCATGGTGGAGTCGGCCGGGTCGGGTGACCTGCTCACCCGCACCTCGCGGGACGTCGATCAACTCGGCTGGGCCGCCCGGTGGGCGGTGCCGCAGAGCGTGGTCTCCGGCGTGCGAGCCGTGGTGGTGCTCACCGCCGCACTCTGGGTCGGCTGGTGGGTGTCGTTGGCCTTGTTGCCGATGGTGCCCGTGGTGGCGTGGGCCGCACGGTGGTACCTGCGCCGGGCCAAGGACGGGTACCTGCGCTCGGCGATGTCGTACTCGCGTATCACCGCGAGCGTGGCCGAGAGCGCCGAGGGGGCGCGCACGATCGAGGCCCTCGGGCTGGGCCCGGATCGCATCCGGCAGATCGACGCCGACTGCGCCGCCTCGTTCGCCACCGAGCGCTACACGTTGGGACTGCGCACCCGGTTCTTCCCGGTGGTCGAGTTCGCCTATCTGGTGCCGGGGGCGGCCACGCTGGTGCTGGGAGGCATTCTCCACCAACGCGGTTCGGTCTCACTCGCCGACGTCACGGCAGCGACGCTGTATGTCCAGATGCTCGTCGACCCGATCGATCGCTTCATCGTGGTCCTCGACGAACTGCAAGCAGCCCAGGCATCCCTGGCCCGGCTGCTCGGGGTGGCCCAGCTCCCGGACGACCGCCAGGTGAGCCACGCCGTCCCGGACGGCGAGAAGCTGGACGCACGCGACGTCCGGTTCGCCTACGGCGGGGGACGGGACGTGTTGCACGGGGTCGATCTGGACGTCGCCGTGGGCGAGCGCATTGCCGTGGTCGGCCCGTCGGGGGCCGGCAAGTCCACGTTGGGGCGCCTGCTGGCGGGCATCCACCCACCCCGCGTCGGATGGGTACGGGTGGGCGGGGTCGCCCTGGCCGAGTTGCCGCTGTCGATCCTGCGGGGTCACGTGGCCCTGGTGACCCAGGAGCATCACGTCTTCGCCGGAACCCTGCGCGACAACCTGGCCCTCGCCGTCCGGTCGAGCGCCGGGGACGACGGCCCCGCGCACCGCGAGGTGAGCGACGAGGCGATCACGGCCGCCCTGGTGGCGGTGGACGCCGCCGACTGGGTGGCCGCGTTACCGGACGGGCTCGACACCCTGGTCGGGTCGGGTGGGCGGCAACTCACGGCGGCGCAGGCTCAGCAGGTGGCGCTGGCGCGGCTGGTGCTGGCCGATCCCCACACCCTGGTGCTCGACGAGGCGACCTCACTGCTCGACCCACGGGCCGCCCGCCACCTGGAACGTTCGCTGGCGGCGGTGCTGCGCGGGCGCACCGTGATCGCGATCGCCCACCGGTTGTTCTCGGCCCACGACGCCGATCGAGTCGCCGTGATGGAGGATGGTGTGATCACCGAGTTCGGGCCGCACGCCGACCTGGTCGCGGCAGGCGGTGCCTATGCGCACCTGTGGCACTCCTGGCACGGCCGCGACTGA
- a CDS encoding cupin domain-containing protein, translated as MPVIAGIDAPTFTLADTVFTGLATPSRGAVENAVWRVRLTSSTPGALHTLDREEVLVAVRGAAVATLAGTEHAVAAGDAVLVPAGVPFALRCAQPEDGSSPEFEAVAVLPVGGRACLVGGEPFTPPWAR; from the coding sequence ATGCCTGTCATCGCCGGAATCGATGCCCCCACCTTCACCCTGGCCGACACCGTGTTCACCGGGCTCGCGACACCGAGCCGCGGCGCCGTCGAGAACGCGGTGTGGCGGGTCCGCCTCACCTCCTCGACCCCTGGCGCACTCCACACCCTCGACCGTGAGGAGGTGCTCGTGGCCGTCCGAGGCGCCGCGGTGGCCACATTGGCGGGCACGGAACACGCTGTCGCCGCGGGCGATGCGGTCCTCGTTCCCGCGGGCGTGCCCTTCGCGCTGCGGTGCGCCCAGCCGGAGGATGGCAGCTCACCCGAGTTCGAGGCGGTCGCCGTGCTGCCGGTGGGCGGGCGGGCTTGCCTGGTCGGGGGTGAGCCGTTCACCCCGCCGTGGGCCCGCTGA
- a CDS encoding ABC transporter ATP-binding protein: MARGQTSTLFGGMAFGVLWMSAQALMPALIGRAIDHGVARQDLGGLLRTVCLVLVLGIVQAVSGVMRHRFAITNWLIAAYRTVQLTVRHVVHVGGALPRRVAVGEVVTIASSDMSQIGHVMDVIPRFTGSLVAFAVVSVILLTTSTMLGLVVLIGMPLLMLAGAPLLRPLQRRSGRLRRLTADLSTRASDIVAGLRVLRGVGGEPLFSARYHAESQQVRRAGVRVAQVQSVTDALQVLVPGIFVVIVVWVSARQAVSGRLSPGQVVAFYGYASFLTIPLRTVIEFATKLVGAWVSARRICAVLHLEPDAGEPAEPVTALPATLGRADLIDLWSGFRARAGHLTAIVPTDPDAGAHQADRLGLHTPAPDDAVRLGDLPLNRLSRNVLRRHILVSDTAALLFAGDLAQVLDVRGRASENDLREALRVAGALDILDGLPEGLAGRVAERGRTFSGGQRQRLVLARAVLADPPVLVLVEPTSAVDAHTEARIAQRLRQRRQGLTTIVITTSPLLLEVADEVALLDGDRITVVGRHAGLLDTHAGYRAVVTRSVGDPDEGDEAAR, translated from the coding sequence ATGGCCCGAGGGCAAACCTCAACACTGTTCGGGGGCATGGCCTTCGGCGTCCTGTGGATGTCGGCGCAGGCGCTGATGCCCGCCCTGATCGGCCGGGCGATCGACCACGGGGTGGCGCGACAGGATCTCGGAGGCCTGCTGCGCACGGTGTGCCTGGTGCTGGTGCTCGGCATCGTGCAGGCCGTCAGTGGCGTGATGCGCCACCGCTTCGCCATCACCAACTGGCTCATCGCCGCCTACCGCACGGTGCAACTCACGGTGCGCCACGTCGTCCATGTCGGGGGTGCGCTGCCGCGCCGGGTCGCCGTGGGCGAGGTGGTCACCATCGCCTCGAGCGACATGTCCCAGATCGGGCACGTCATGGACGTGATCCCCCGGTTCACCGGATCCCTCGTCGCCTTCGCCGTGGTCTCGGTGATCCTGCTGACCACGTCGACGATGCTGGGACTGGTGGTGCTGATCGGCATGCCACTGCTGATGCTGGCCGGCGCCCCGCTGCTGCGACCACTGCAACGCCGCTCGGGTCGACTGCGCCGGCTGACGGCCGATCTGTCGACCCGCGCCTCCGACATCGTCGCGGGGCTTCGGGTGCTGCGCGGGGTCGGCGGCGAGCCGCTGTTCTCGGCGCGCTATCACGCTGAGTCGCAACAGGTTCGCCGCGCCGGCGTCCGGGTGGCCCAGGTGCAGTCGGTCACCGACGCGCTGCAGGTGCTGGTGCCGGGCATCTTCGTGGTGATCGTGGTCTGGGTCAGCGCGCGGCAGGCAGTCAGCGGCCGACTCAGCCCGGGCCAGGTGGTGGCCTTCTACGGCTACGCCTCCTTCCTGACCATCCCGTTGCGCACGGTCATCGAGTTCGCCACCAAGCTGGTGGGGGCCTGGGTGTCGGCGCGACGCATCTGCGCCGTCCTGCACCTGGAACCCGATGCCGGCGAGCCGGCCGAGCCGGTGACCGCCCTGCCCGCGACGCTCGGCCGGGCCGATCTGATCGACCTGTGGTCGGGATTTCGCGCCCGGGCAGGGCACCTGACGGCCATCGTGCCCACCGATCCGGACGCCGGCGCCCACCAGGCGGACCGGCTCGGCCTGCACACCCCCGCCCCGGACGACGCCGTGCGGCTCGGAGACCTCCCCCTGAACCGGCTCTCCCGCAACGTATTGCGCCGACACATCCTGGTCAGCGACACGGCGGCACTGCTGTTCGCCGGCGACCTGGCCCAGGTGCTCGATGTGCGGGGACGCGCCAGCGAGAACGACCTGCGCGAGGCGCTGCGTGTGGCCGGCGCGCTGGACATCCTCGACGGGCTGCCCGAGGGCCTGGCCGGTCGGGTCGCCGAACGTGGTCGCACCTTCTCGGGTGGGCAGCGCCAGCGGCTGGTGCTGGCCCGGGCCGTGTTGGCCGACCCGCCGGTACTGGTGCTGGTCGAGCCGACCTCCGCCGTGGACGCCCACACCGAGGCCCGCATCGCCCAGCGGCTCCGGCAGCGGCGGCAGGGCCTCACCACGATCGTGATCACGACCTCTCCGCTGCTGCTCGAGGTGGCCGACGAGGTGGCCCTGCTGGACGGCGACCGGATCACCGTGGTCGGTCGACACGCCGGCCTGCTCGACACCCACGCCGGGTACCGCGCCGTGGTCACGCGCAGCGTGGGCGATCCGGACGAGGGCGACGAGGCAGCCCGATGA
- a CDS encoding SDR family NAD(P)-dependent oxidoreductase, translating to MGFTPAQLGDLGGRRAIVTGSNSGIGAVQARELAAHGAHVVLAVRNVEAGRAIAAGIAGDTSVAHLDLASQQSVREFAEAIDGPVDLLINNAGVMAPPRYRTTVDGHELQFGTNHLGHFALTARLLPALLAAPAPRVTTVSSIAHHRGDDRVVAGNPAAGYDPNVSYGQSKLANLLFARELHRRALAAGSRLTSTAAHPGVAVTNLVSSPDGMGANRIVAAVAPVFMRLVLPGAEGGAEAILYAASLAEPGSYSGPQRFREVRGPVGPARLSPWAQDEELARRLWTRSEELTGLSLTML from the coding sequence ATGGGCTTCACGCCCGCACAGCTCGGCGATCTCGGGGGCCGGCGCGCGATCGTCACCGGCTCCAACTCCGGCATCGGGGCGGTGCAGGCCCGCGAGCTGGCAGCGCACGGGGCGCACGTCGTCCTGGCGGTGCGCAATGTCGAGGCCGGCCGGGCCATCGCGGCCGGCATCGCCGGTGACACCTCGGTGGCCCACCTCGATCTGGCCTCGCAGCAATCGGTTCGCGAGTTCGCGGAGGCGATCGACGGCCCGGTGGACCTGCTGATCAACAACGCCGGCGTGATGGCCCCGCCGAGGTATCGCACCACGGTCGACGGCCACGAACTGCAGTTCGGCACCAATCACCTGGGTCACTTCGCGTTGACCGCGCGGTTGCTGCCGGCGCTGTTGGCCGCCCCGGCACCGCGGGTCACCACCGTCTCCTCCATCGCTCACCACCGAGGCGACGACCGGGTGGTCGCGGGCAATCCGGCCGCCGGATACGACCCGAACGTGTCCTACGGGCAGTCGAAACTGGCGAACCTGCTGTTCGCCCGGGAGCTGCATCGGCGTGCGCTGGCCGCCGGGTCACGCCTGACCTCGACCGCCGCGCACCCCGGGGTGGCCGTGACGAACCTGGTGTCGAGTCCAGATGGCATGGGCGCCAACCGGATCGTGGCCGCGGTGGCACCCGTGTTCATGCGACTGGTGCTACCCGGCGCAGAGGGCGGCGCCGAGGCGATCCTGTACGCCGCCTCGCTGGCCGAACCGGGTAGCTACTCGGGACCGCAACGCTTTCGCGAGGTGCGCGGACCCGTCGGCCCGGCACGCCTGAGTCCGTGGGCGCAGGACGAGGAGTTGGCCCGGCGGTTGTGGACGCGCAGTGAGGAGCTGACCGGCCTGAGCCTGACCATGTTGTGA
- a CDS encoding sugar kinase has product MVLAIDNGSQSTKVALVDAAGQVVVSARRQLRPYDHPAPGHVVHPDDDLWDSIVAACRDVFDSYSGDLARIVGVGLCTIRFCRALLDADGHLVEPLLSWMDVRVGRQVPTLAEGGDPRVSRVAASSGYITHRLTGAFTDTAANYQGAWPFDLAAMAWSSDPAAFAALGMTRAMLPELVPPGARLGGVTAEAAAATGIPVGLPVFATANDKAVEALGCGLRSPGTALLSLGTYIAAMTPGAAQASSDAYWVNTAAVPGEYLYESGGIRRGMWTVGWFRDLAGVDPGDEDLLNAEAAAVPRGCQGLLAVLDWLAPTEASFRRGALVGFDGTQGRGAVHRAILEGIALTMAGHLEVMETALGRSFSTILVSGGGAKADLMMQILADVFARPTQRTAVADGALLGSAICAAVGAGVHPGIDAAVAAMVEPGAVFTPDPQGMAEYAAVRTVYARLHEFTDPLFRWTVARDSGQGVTHDR; this is encoded by the coding sequence CTGGTGCTCGCGATCGACAACGGGTCGCAGAGCACCAAGGTCGCCCTGGTGGACGCCGCGGGCCAGGTGGTGGTCTCGGCTCGGCGCCAGTTGCGTCCCTATGACCACCCGGCGCCCGGGCACGTGGTGCATCCGGACGACGACCTCTGGGACTCGATCGTGGCGGCCTGCCGCGACGTCTTCGATTCCTACAGCGGTGATCTCGCCCGGATCGTGGGCGTCGGGCTGTGCACCATCCGGTTCTGTCGGGCGCTGCTGGACGCCGACGGTCACTTGGTCGAACCGTTGCTGAGCTGGATGGACGTCCGGGTCGGACGCCAGGTGCCCACCCTCGCCGAGGGGGGCGATCCGCGCGTGAGCCGGGTGGCGGCGTCCTCGGGGTACATCACGCACCGGCTCACCGGCGCGTTCACCGACACCGCCGCGAACTACCAGGGCGCCTGGCCGTTCGATCTGGCGGCGATGGCCTGGTCGAGCGATCCGGCGGCGTTCGCGGCGCTCGGCATGACCCGGGCGATGCTGCCCGAGCTGGTGCCGCCGGGCGCGCGGTTGGGTGGGGTGACCGCCGAGGCGGCTGCAGCCACCGGCATCCCCGTCGGACTGCCGGTGTTCGCCACGGCGAACGACAAGGCCGTCGAGGCTCTCGGCTGCGGATTGCGCAGCCCCGGCACGGCTCTGCTCTCACTGGGTACCTACATCGCCGCGATGACCCCGGGCGCCGCGCAGGCGAGCAGCGATGCCTACTGGGTGAACACCGCCGCGGTGCCGGGGGAGTACCTCTACGAGTCCGGCGGCATCCGGCGCGGCATGTGGACCGTGGGCTGGTTTCGTGACCTGGCGGGGGTCGACCCGGGCGACGAGGACCTGCTGAACGCCGAGGCGGCGGCCGTGCCCCGGGGGTGTCAAGGACTCCTCGCGGTGCTCGACTGGCTGGCGCCCACCGAGGCCTCGTTTCGTCGGGGGGCTCTGGTGGGCTTCGATGGCACCCAGGGGCGCGGCGCCGTCCATCGCGCGATCCTCGAGGGCATCGCGCTGACCATGGCCGGCCACCTCGAGGTGATGGAAACGGCTCTGGGGCGATCGTTCTCGACCATCCTGGTGAGCGGCGGCGGGGCCAAGGCCGACCTGATGATGCAGATCCTGGCCGACGTGTTCGCGCGCCCGACCCAGCGGACCGCTGTCGCGGACGGTGCGCTGCTGGGCTCGGCGATCTGTGCCGCGGTCGGGGCCGGCGTCCACCCCGGCATCGATGCCGCGGTGGCCGCGATGGTCGAACCGGGCGCGGTGTTCACGCCCGATCCGCAGGGCATGGCCGAGTATGCGGCGGTGCGGACGGTGTACGCGCGACTGCACGAGTTCACTGATCCGCTGTTCCGCTGGACGGTGGCGCGGGATTCCGGACAGGGTGTGACGCATGACCGATGA
- a CDS encoding FAD-binding oxidoreductase, which yields MTQPDTFPPPPARLPSRSPLDRTAIVAGLRGLDAGEVVIDEQALREASVDRFRKYTAVHGQYAGPIPAAIVRTRSTDDVAAVLRFAHDNLVTVVPRTGGTATEGGLETIVEDSIVLDASGLDAILAIDETNLMATVQCGVPLQVLEDAVRARGLTTGHSPQSKPLAQYGGLVATRSIGQFSTLYGGIEDMVVGLEAVFPGGQVVRIKNVPRRAAGPDIRHVIIGNEGALCVVTEVTVKLFRYTPENNRYFACLVDDFAAGVEALHDLVTAGYRPSVCRVYSPEDARQHFAHFHQGKNVVVLIAEGPKPLADATAGGIEQVFATRPHTPVDPALIEAWFDGLNWGQDKIDAEKVVMREQAHLGFTTEVSCDWSRVGELYASVMRRVRAEFAHAADLTMLGAHSSHSYQTGTNLYFVYDYQIRCAPADEITEYHIPLNAIVVEEALRVGGSMVHHHGVGKYRTPWVREEHGSAYWLLAGLQQQFDPHRIMNTGTLFVPEAP from the coding sequence ATGACCCAACCCGATACCTTTCCGCCGCCGCCCGCCCGGCTGCCGTCCCGTTCACCGCTCGACCGGACGGCGATCGTCGCTGGGTTGCGTGGCCTGGACGCCGGTGAGGTGGTCATCGACGAGCAGGCGCTGCGCGAGGCCAGCGTCGACCGGTTCCGCAAGTACACCGCGGTGCACGGCCAGTACGCCGGCCCGATCCCGGCGGCGATCGTGCGCACCCGCTCGACGGACGACGTCGCCGCGGTGTTGCGGTTCGCCCACGACAACCTGGTCACGGTCGTCCCGCGCACCGGCGGCACCGCCACCGAGGGCGGGCTGGAGACGATCGTCGAGGACTCGATCGTGCTCGACGCCTCGGGGCTGGACGCGATCCTCGCCATCGACGAGACCAACCTGATGGCCACGGTGCAGTGCGGCGTGCCGCTGCAGGTGCTCGAGGACGCCGTCCGGGCTCGCGGCCTGACCACCGGGCACTCACCCCAGTCCAAACCCCTTGCACAGTATGGCGGTCTGGTCGCCACGCGATCGATCGGCCAGTTCTCGACGTTGTACGGCGGCATCGAGGACATGGTGGTCGGGCTCGAGGCGGTCTTCCCCGGCGGTCAGGTGGTGCGAATCAAGAACGTGCCGCGCCGGGCCGCCGGGCCGGACATCCGCCACGTGATCATCGGCAACGAGGGCGCGCTGTGTGTGGTGACCGAGGTGACCGTCAAGCTGTTCCGGTACACCCCCGAGAACAATCGCTACTTCGCTTGTCTGGTCGACGATTTCGCCGCCGGTGTCGAGGCGCTGCACGACCTGGTCACCGCCGGCTACCGGCCCTCGGTCTGTCGGGTCTATTCCCCCGAGGACGCCCGGCAGCACTTCGCACACTTCCACCAGGGCAAGAACGTCGTCGTCCTGATCGCCGAAGGCCCGAAGCCGTTGGCCGACGCCACCGCCGGCGGCATCGAGCAGGTCTTCGCGACGCGTCCACACACCCCGGTCGACCCGGCGCTGATCGAGGCCTGGTTCGACGGCCTCAACTGGGGTCAGGACAAGATCGACGCCGAGAAGGTGGTGATGCGCGAGCAGGCGCACCTGGGGTTCACCACCGAGGTGAGTTGCGACTGGTCGCGGGTGGGTGAGTTGTACGCCTCGGTGATGCGCCGGGTGAGGGCCGAGTTCGCCCACGCCGCCGACCTGACCATGTTGGGTGCGCACTCCTCGCACAGCTACCAGACCGGCACCAATCTGTACTTCGTGTACGACTACCAGATTCGTTGCGCCCCAGCCGATGAGATCACCGAATACCACATCCCGCTGAACGCCATCGTGGTCGAGGAGGCACTGCGGGTCGGCGGCTCGATGGTGCACCATCACGGTGTCGGCAAGTACCGCACGCCCTGGGTGCGTGAGGAGCACGGGTCGGCCTACTGGCTGCTGGCCGGGCTGCAGCAGCAGTTCGACCCACACCGGATCATGAACACCGGCACCCTGTTCGTGCCGGAGGCTCCGTGA
- a CDS encoding acyl-CoA/acyl-ACP dehydrogenase, with amino-acid sequence MESAVVQRARRLADEVLFPAAIDVDRAARVPARLLDALAQNGFYGLGAPSELSGLDLPDDAARAAVVEAFAGGCLSAAFVWLQHRGALRAVVSAAASNASAASTAVEHHLPELVAGRLRAGLAIGAATRTGPPLIRALTEPGGAWRFSGRAPWVTGWGMVDVLLMAARDADDQLIWALVPADSPGLHPETLALLAVNASGTVTLTVDDVVVPAERVLTIEPHAAYLARDAESVTFNGFLAVGAAGRAIRLMREAGVDASGEDPFEGQVIETLSTELDQVRQRLLTATADDAPSARAAASELAMRAAAALAAHQGSRSVLAGSHAGRLIREATFLLTFGSRPAIRRQLLTRLAR; translated from the coding sequence ATGGAATCCGCGGTGGTGCAGCGAGCCCGACGACTGGCCGATGAGGTGTTGTTCCCGGCGGCCATCGACGTCGACCGCGCCGCCCGGGTGCCGGCCAGGTTGCTCGACGCCTTGGCGCAGAACGGTTTCTACGGCCTGGGTGCGCCGTCCGAGCTGTCCGGCCTCGACCTACCGGACGACGCCGCACGAGCCGCGGTGGTCGAGGCCTTCGCCGGGGGGTGCCTGTCGGCCGCGTTCGTCTGGTTGCAGCATCGCGGGGCCTTGCGGGCGGTGGTGAGCGCTGCCGCCTCGAACGCCTCGGCCGCCTCGACCGCCGTGGAGCACCACCTGCCCGAGCTGGTTGCGGGGCGGTTGCGGGCGGGTCTGGCCATCGGGGCCGCCACCCGCACCGGACCACCGCTGATCCGGGCGCTCACCGAGCCCGGTGGGGCGTGGCGGTTCAGCGGCCGAGCGCCCTGGGTGACCGGGTGGGGCATGGTCGACGTGCTGCTGATGGCCGCCCGGGACGCCGACGACCAGCTGATCTGGGCGCTGGTGCCCGCCGACTCCCCCGGGCTGCACCCCGAGACCCTCGCGCTGCTCGCGGTCAACGCCAGCGGCACGGTGACCCTGACCGTGGACGACGTGGTGGTCCCGGCCGAGCGAGTACTCACCATCGAGCCGCACGCCGCCTATCTGGCCCGGGACGCCGAGTCGGTGACGTTCAACGGGTTCCTCGCCGTCGGCGCCGCCGGACGGGCGATCCGCCTGATGCGCGAGGCAGGTGTCGACGCGAGTGGCGAGGACCCGTTCGAGGGGCAGGTCATCGAGACGCTGTCCACCGAGCTCGACCAGGTGCGGCAACGGCTGCTCACGGCCACGGCGGACGACGCGCCGTCCGCGCGGGCGGCCGCCTCGGAGCTGGCGATGCGGGCCGCGGCGGCGCTCGCCGCACATCAGGGATCGCGTTCGGTACTGGCCGGTTCCCATGCCGGACGCCTGATCCGCGAGGCGACGTTCCTGCTCACCTTCGGCAGCCGCCCCGCGATCCGGCGGCAACTGCTCACCCGCTTGGCCCGGTGA
- a CDS encoding YegS/Rv2252/BmrU family lipid kinase, producing MTHPLQERLHRNRRLTLLINVRSRRGAAQHRAARRALEAGGWSIDAEHLISDPAGQLPALLPRLAAEQPDLLVVGSGDGTVSHVVHHLAHSPTVLGYLPLGTTNNFGRSLGLPLKLSGAVDVINQGRVADIDLGRVDDRYFANLVSIGISGEVAGRTPHQLKRRIGRPAYALTGARTLVRHQPFTAEVRSGTTTWRVRTHQLNVANGSMHAGTAISADASLDDGLLMAYTLGGRSRFSTVRATVRQVLTPRHPSEHKGFLLGGDFTVSTDRPLPVDVDGEIVGTTPIEIQVVPQALHVMVPWPPGAPGPNGATPG from the coding sequence GTGACCCATCCCTTGCAGGAGCGGCTGCACCGCAACCGGCGACTCACCTTGCTGATCAACGTGCGCTCCCGGCGAGGCGCCGCGCAGCACCGGGCTGCCCGAAGAGCGCTGGAGGCCGGCGGCTGGAGCATCGACGCCGAACACCTGATCAGCGACCCGGCCGGGCAGTTGCCCGCGCTGCTACCCCGGCTGGCGGCCGAGCAACCCGACCTGCTCGTGGTGGGCAGCGGCGACGGCACGGTCTCGCACGTCGTCCACCACCTGGCGCACTCACCGACCGTGCTGGGCTACCTGCCGCTGGGGACGACGAACAACTTCGGCCGCTCGCTCGGGTTGCCGTTGAAGCTGTCCGGCGCCGTGGACGTGATCAACCAGGGCAGGGTCGCCGACATCGATCTGGGTCGGGTCGACGACCGGTACTTCGCCAACCTGGTGAGCATCGGCATCTCGGGCGAGGTTGCCGGGCGGACCCCGCACCAGCTCAAGCGGCGGATCGGGCGGCCGGCCTATGCCCTCACCGGGGCGCGAACCCTGGTACGGCACCAGCCGTTCACCGCCGAGGTGCGCAGCGGGACGACGACCTGGCGGGTTCGCACCCATCAGCTGAACGTCGCCAACGGGTCGATGCACGCCGGAACGGCGATCTCGGCCGATGCCAGCCTGGACGACGGCCTGCTGATGGCCTACACCCTCGGCGGGCGGTCACGGTTCTCGACCGTGCGGGCCACGGTGCGACAGGTGCTGACGCCGCGACATCCCAGCGAGCACAAGGGTTTTCTGCTCGGCGGCGACTTCACGGTGAGCACCGACCGGCCGTTGCCGGTCGACGTGGACGGCGAGATCGTCGGCACCACCCCGATCGAGATCCAGGTGGTGCCGCAGGCCTTGCACGTGATGGTGCCGTGGCCGCCTGGGGCCCCTGGGCCCAACGGCGCCACCCCGGGTTAG